One stretch of Corallococcus soli DNA includes these proteins:
- a CDS encoding DciA family protein, with protein sequence MARSEPKTLESLLPRVLARLAGESGRGMSLMPLWVAAAGANIARHSRPHHLEGKTLVITVENAEWAQALTRQSAFLCERLNATLGPGTVTALEFQLEVR encoded by the coding sequence ATGGCGCGCAGTGAGCCCAAGACCCTGGAGAGCCTGCTTCCCCGCGTGCTGGCGCGCCTTGCCGGAGAGTCGGGCCGTGGGATGTCGCTCATGCCGCTCTGGGTGGCCGCGGCCGGGGCGAACATCGCGCGCCACAGCCGCCCGCACCACCTGGAGGGCAAGACGCTCGTCATCACCGTGGAGAACGCCGAGTGGGCCCAGGCCCTCACCCGCCAGTCCGCGTTCCTCTGCGAGCGGCTCAACGCGACGCTCGGGCCGGGCACGGTGACGGCGCTCGAGTTCCAGTTGGAGGTGCGATGA
- a CDS encoding carboxypeptidase regulatory-like domain-containing protein, which translates to MADADFPFIQGERPDGACTVDQDCADPALFFCNTALSRCEAACRSDDDCSMERRGSHHAILSCESRSLGCRCDASRCVPALCTGDEACEDGQVCRDGACGEPLPPTVATACRVVPERVIAPVGTPVRFEAWVSDAKGQPFVPGAALTWTAVATAVTREGGTGATFTLTTAGAEVEAVEARVGVISCRARVTVLPRHGEPEQVRVLVTDALTGHPVEGASVLVSDTLGQTLAREATNATGVAVVAARGEVGVSVFHQDFGYLTLAHYDTKGSRDLRLPLRRNPADREGGVRARFDHFAPVGSPVGSPMGSGEALAVGLTGLSVPGLLSEAAPAQVAGPERPVDLMLGGATRQFQVPSNIWVRGLGSPDVPSVTAPGIAGVCDARLMEVTDPEQAMRAGACGTRSAWALTAQVPSGELPAGTMDTGTDPLLLLARALPPSGRFSSSLVRDVQFTLRPPNGGEAVPLAPVMHDFQQVPLAFPFVVRVPALPRFRDGYPERAVVLGSVAAPGRGLVPLGLGAAINTQPSDPLTDTQPGLLAPGFVRVRMAPGHHGLEGQPYRLLALASSGALVGESAAGSATSAVFAPLAAPRFDPEGTEPVTFPEGFLSIPEGSHYNPDVLPWHGLLPREWRLDAPVTLATVVRATFTNASGRRWTMLMDGRRATSGVRLPVPPSGLEDRTFQGDTEGSRASLSVEALRVTTAEGAPLGAPALAESGGFAPEALAEATRAASTLHQGRPQVTWVEPPEGASLARGATVRVRVEGFQVGPALTDEGGVLLTVRGGGAGCEGVKVGSDAASRSGEVVLSLPGACSGEAVVLAASLVDGLGLPLRPAVTAVRTVRVP; encoded by the coding sequence ATGGCCGACGCGGATTTCCCCTTCATCCAGGGGGAGCGCCCGGATGGGGCGTGCACGGTGGATCAGGACTGCGCGGATCCAGCCCTGTTCTTCTGCAACACCGCCCTGTCGCGCTGCGAGGCCGCGTGCCGGAGCGATGACGACTGCTCGATGGAGCGCCGGGGTTCGCATCACGCCATCCTCTCCTGCGAGTCCAGGTCGCTGGGCTGTCGCTGTGACGCGAGCCGCTGTGTGCCCGCCCTCTGCACCGGCGACGAGGCGTGCGAGGACGGCCAGGTGTGCCGCGATGGCGCCTGCGGTGAGCCGCTGCCGCCGACCGTCGCCACTGCCTGTCGCGTGGTGCCGGAGCGGGTCATCGCGCCCGTGGGCACCCCCGTGCGCTTCGAGGCCTGGGTGTCCGACGCGAAGGGGCAGCCCTTCGTCCCGGGCGCGGCCCTCACCTGGACCGCCGTGGCCACGGCCGTGACGCGGGAGGGCGGCACCGGGGCCACGTTCACGCTGACCACGGCCGGAGCAGAGGTCGAAGCGGTGGAGGCCCGGGTGGGCGTCATCTCCTGCCGCGCGCGCGTCACCGTGCTGCCCCGCCATGGCGAGCCGGAGCAGGTGCGGGTGCTGGTGACGGACGCGCTCACGGGACACCCCGTCGAGGGGGCGTCCGTGCTGGTTTCGGACACGCTGGGCCAGACGCTGGCCCGCGAAGCGACGAACGCGACGGGCGTGGCGGTGGTGGCCGCGCGGGGCGAGGTGGGCGTGTCCGTGTTCCACCAGGACTTCGGTTACCTCACCCTGGCCCACTACGACACGAAGGGTTCGCGCGACCTGCGACTGCCCCTGCGCCGCAACCCGGCGGACCGCGAGGGTGGGGTGCGCGCCCGGTTCGACCACTTCGCCCCGGTGGGCTCTCCGGTGGGCTCCCCAATGGGCTCAGGAGAGGCGCTGGCCGTGGGGCTCACGGGCCTGTCGGTGCCGGGGCTCCTGTCGGAAGCGGCGCCCGCCCAGGTGGCGGGGCCCGAGCGGCCGGTGGACCTGATGCTGGGAGGGGCGACGCGCCAGTTCCAGGTGCCGTCCAACATCTGGGTGCGCGGGCTGGGGAGCCCGGACGTGCCGTCGGTGACCGCGCCCGGCATCGCGGGCGTCTGTGATGCCCGGCTCATGGAGGTGACGGATCCGGAGCAGGCCATGCGCGCGGGCGCCTGCGGCACGCGCTCCGCCTGGGCCCTCACCGCGCAGGTGCCTTCGGGCGAGCTCCCGGCGGGGACGATGGACACCGGCACGGATCCGCTGCTGCTCCTGGCGCGGGCGCTGCCTCCGTCGGGCCGGTTCTCCTCCTCGCTCGTGCGCGACGTGCAGTTCACGCTGCGGCCTCCGAACGGAGGGGAGGCGGTGCCGCTCGCGCCGGTGATGCATGACTTCCAGCAGGTGCCGCTGGCCTTCCCGTTCGTGGTGCGCGTCCCCGCGCTCCCGCGCTTCCGCGACGGCTACCCGGAGCGCGCCGTGGTGTTGGGCTCGGTGGCCGCGCCCGGACGGGGCCTGGTGCCGCTGGGCCTGGGCGCCGCCATCAACACCCAGCCGTCGGATCCGCTCACGGACACGCAGCCGGGCCTGCTGGCGCCGGGCTTCGTGCGCGTGCGCATGGCCCCGGGGCATCACGGCCTGGAGGGCCAGCCCTACCGCTTGCTCGCGCTCGCGTCGTCGGGAGCCCTGGTCGGTGAGTCCGCCGCGGGCTCCGCCACCAGCGCCGTGTTCGCCCCCCTGGCGGCCCCCCGCTTCGACCCCGAGGGCACCGAGCCGGTGACGTTCCCCGAAGGCTTCCTCTCCATCCCGGAAGGGTCCCACTACAACCCGGACGTGCTGCCCTGGCACGGCCTGCTGCCCCGCGAGTGGCGCCTGGACGCCCCGGTGACGCTGGCGACCGTGGTGCGCGCGACCTTCACCAACGCGTCCGGGCGGCGCTGGACGATGCTGATGGACGGCCGCCGCGCGACGTCCGGCGTGCGCCTGCCCGTGCCCCCGTCGGGCCTGGAGGACCGCACCTTCCAGGGCGACACCGAAGGCTCGCGCGCGTCGCTGTCCGTGGAGGCCCTGCGGGTGACGACCGCGGAGGGGGCCCCGCTCGGTGCCCCGGCGCTGGCGGAGTCCGGTGGGTTCGCGCCGGAGGCGCTCGCGGAGGCGACCCGCGCCGCGTCCACGCTGCACCAGGGGCGGCCCCAGGTGACGTGGGTGGAGCCTCCCGAGGGGGCCTCGCTTGCTCGCGGCGCCACCGTCCGTGTGCGGGTGGAGGGCTTCCAGGTGGGGCCCGCCCTCACCGACGAGGGCGGGGTGTTGCTCACCGTGCGGGGCGGCGGCGCGGGCTGTGAGGGCGTGAAGGTGGGCAGCGACGCCGCCTCGCGCTCGGGCGAGGTGGTCCTGTCGCTGCCCGGCGCGTGCTCGGGCGAGGCGGTGGTGCTCGCGGCGTCCCTGGTGGATGGGCTGGGCCTGCCGCTGCGGCCCGCGGTCACCGCCGTGCGCACCGTGCGCGTGCCCTGA